A single genomic interval of Pseudomonas sp. FeN3W harbors:
- a CDS encoding CusA/CzcA family heavy metal efflux RND transporter, with protein MLSRLIQFSLSQRLFMVLATLLLTGAGWYAYRGLPIDAFPDVASTQVKVIMKAPGMTPEEVESRIAVPIEVEMLGIPKTKILRSVTKYGLVDVTIDFQDGTDIYWARQQVSERLGNLSDSLPDGISGGMAPITTPLGEMFMFTVDGTTLSLVERRSLLDWAIRPAPRTVPGVADVNSLGGQVRTFEVLPDPIRMAASGVSLEQLTNAVNTNNRNDGAGRLGEGDEVLLVRSEGSIRTLDDLRAVVVNSNSSSPVRVGDLAEVRLGTLTRYGVVTQDGKGEAVQGLVLGLAGANARQVVAGVQLKLKELEATLPKGITITSFYDRSSLVDKAVGAVSKALIEATVLVIVLLALFLGNVRAALTVALVLPLAALITFILMRFVGMSANLMSLGGLAIAIGMLVDAAVVVVENIVQRLATDPSGGKLPRLHIIYRAVREVAVPVTSGILIIITVFLPLLTLQDLEGKFFVPVALTIVFALAGSLLLSLTVIPVLSSYLLREVKHEDPWLARKLLGIYGPVLEWGLGRQKLIAIIAGAMLVVAGLVYTQVGKTFMPTMDEGDLIVGIEKLPSVSLEQTAELDKKIQTALMAAVPEIRGIVARAGSDEIGLDPMGLNQTDTYLLLKPMSEWRMDTKEELMDEVRKVLDPMPGIGYSFTQPIEMRVSEMIIGVRGDLAVKIYGPDLGTLSQLGGKIESLLKTVQGNQDVYTVQNDGVQYLRVEIDRLQAGRFGLSVEAIQDALRVQIEGQQAGLVIEGNQRTPILIRSDESVRTSPADFNAVRITTPDGQTIPLSSVARLERADGPVKIDREMGSRYSVVIANVSGRDLVGFVEEAKALVAQQVELPNGYRISWGGQFENQQRAAARLSIVVPVALGLIFVLLFSTFGSVRQALLILSNIPFALVGGIVALWVTGEYLSVPASVGFIALLGIAVLNGIVLVSYFNQLHGEGLPLREVVLQGARRRLRPVLMTASITAFGLVPLLFATGPGSEIQRPLAIVVIGGLITVTALTLMLLPILICDSPTRKRRPKMPDTWLTLLCTPSLEEKLIDHLLVVTGNQIFTSTPVAAHGLSTAALNPMERVMGRAKAVQIQLVVERQQLTEVLQSSRRSFQIPGCAIGRSRSVTLGSSCDEAPCSPGSADQCVWHGRGATCRSGKHSAQAAGGVAAQRRSPRGLGTLQHGCRHAGGWHHPAFAL; from the coding sequence ATGCTGAGCCGTCTTATCCAATTCTCTTTGTCCCAGCGCCTGTTCATGGTGCTGGCGACGCTGTTGCTGACCGGCGCGGGCTGGTATGCCTACCGTGGGCTGCCCATCGATGCCTTCCCTGATGTGGCCAGCACCCAGGTCAAGGTGATCATGAAGGCACCGGGGATGACCCCGGAAGAAGTTGAAAGCCGGATTGCCGTGCCGATCGAAGTGGAAATGCTCGGTATTCCCAAGACCAAGATCCTGCGCTCGGTCACCAAGTACGGCCTGGTCGATGTCACCATCGATTTTCAGGATGGCACTGACATCTACTGGGCGCGGCAACAGGTTTCCGAGCGTCTCGGCAACCTGAGCGACAGCCTGCCGGACGGCATCAGTGGCGGCATGGCGCCGATCACCACACCGCTGGGCGAGATGTTTATGTTCACGGTGGACGGTACAACCTTGTCTCTGGTCGAACGTCGCAGCCTGCTCGACTGGGCGATCCGGCCGGCGCCGCGTACCGTACCTGGCGTGGCGGATGTGAACTCCCTCGGTGGCCAGGTCAGGACCTTCGAGGTACTGCCAGATCCCATCCGCATGGCTGCCAGCGGCGTGAGCCTTGAGCAGCTGACCAACGCGGTCAACACCAACAACCGTAACGACGGTGCCGGCCGACTGGGTGAAGGTGACGAAGTCCTGCTGGTACGCAGCGAGGGCAGCATCCGCACCCTGGATGACCTGCGGGCCGTTGTGGTCAATTCCAACAGCTCCAGCCCGGTGCGGGTTGGCGACCTGGCCGAGGTTCGCCTTGGCACCCTGACCCGCTACGGCGTGGTGACCCAGGATGGCAAGGGCGAGGCTGTGCAAGGCCTGGTGCTCGGCCTGGCTGGCGCCAACGCCCGCCAAGTGGTCGCCGGTGTGCAACTGAAGCTCAAGGAACTGGAGGCCACACTACCGAAAGGCATCACCATCACCAGCTTCTACGATCGCTCGTCGCTGGTCGATAAAGCGGTAGGGGCTGTGTCCAAGGCGCTGATCGAGGCCACCGTGTTGGTCATCGTGTTGCTGGCCCTGTTCCTCGGCAACGTTCGCGCAGCGCTGACGGTTGCCCTGGTACTTCCGCTGGCGGCGTTGATCACCTTCATCCTGATGCGCTTCGTCGGCATGTCCGCCAACCTGATGAGTCTGGGAGGGCTGGCCATTGCCATCGGCATGTTGGTGGATGCCGCGGTGGTGGTGGTCGAGAACATCGTCCAGCGTCTGGCCACCGATCCTTCCGGTGGCAAGCTGCCGCGTCTGCACATCATCTACCGGGCGGTGCGCGAGGTCGCGGTACCGGTGACGTCCGGCATCCTGATCATCATCACGGTGTTCCTGCCGCTGCTCACCCTGCAGGACCTCGAAGGCAAGTTCTTCGTCCCGGTGGCGCTGACCATCGTCTTCGCTCTGGCGGGATCGTTGCTGCTGTCGCTGACCGTGATCCCCGTGCTGTCCTCCTACCTGCTGCGCGAGGTCAAGCACGAAGACCCCTGGCTTGCCCGCAAGCTGCTGGGCATCTATGGCCCGGTGCTGGAGTGGGGGCTTGGCCGGCAGAAACTGATCGCGATCATCGCTGGCGCCATGTTGGTCGTCGCTGGCCTGGTCTACACCCAGGTGGGCAAGACCTTCATGCCGACCATGGATGAAGGCGACCTGATCGTGGGTATCGAGAAACTGCCATCGGTCAGCCTCGAACAGACGGCCGAGCTGGACAAGAAGATCCAGACCGCGCTGATGGCAGCGGTCCCGGAGATCCGGGGCATCGTGGCGCGGGCCGGTTCCGACGAGATCGGTCTTGATCCCATGGGCCTGAACCAGACCGATACCTACCTGCTGCTCAAGCCCATGAGCGAATGGCGGATGGACACCAAGGAAGAGCTGATGGACGAGGTCCGCAAGGTGCTCGATCCAATGCCGGGTATCGGCTACAGCTTTACCCAGCCCATCGAGATGCGCGTCTCCGAGATGATCATCGGTGTGCGCGGCGACCTCGCCGTGAAGATCTATGGCCCTGACCTGGGCACCCTGAGCCAACTGGGCGGCAAGATCGAGTCGCTGCTCAAGACTGTGCAGGGCAACCAGGACGTCTACACCGTGCAGAACGACGGTGTGCAGTATCTGCGCGTGGAGATCGACCGGCTGCAGGCTGGCCGTTTCGGCCTGAGCGTCGAGGCCATCCAGGATGCACTGCGCGTGCAGATCGAAGGCCAGCAGGCCGGCCTGGTGATCGAAGGCAACCAGCGCACGCCGATCCTCATTCGCTCGGACGAGTCGGTGCGCACGTCGCCGGCGGACTTCAACGCGGTGCGGATCACCACGCCGGATGGCCAGACCATTCCGCTGAGCAGCGTGGCGAGACTGGAGCGTGCCGATGGCCCGGTGAAGATCGACCGGGAAATGGGCAGCCGCTACAGCGTGGTGATCGCCAACGTCAGCGGTCGTGACCTGGTCGGCTTCGTCGAGGAGGCCAAGGCGCTGGTGGCTCAGCAGGTGGAACTGCCCAACGGCTATCGCATCAGCTGGGGCGGCCAGTTCGAGAACCAGCAGCGTGCGGCTGCCCGGCTGTCCATCGTCGTTCCCGTGGCGCTTGGTCTGATCTTCGTCCTGCTGTTCTCGACCTTCGGCTCCGTGCGCCAGGCGTTGCTTATCCTCAGCAACATCCCCTTCGCCCTGGTGGGCGGCATCGTCGCGCTGTGGGTCACTGGCGAGTACCTCTCGGTGCCAGCGTCGGTGGGGTTCATCGCTTTGTTGGGTATCGCGGTGCTCAACGGCATCGTGCTGGTCAGTTACTTCAACCAGTTGCATGGCGAAGGCCTGCCACTGCGGGAAGTGGTGCTCCAGGGTGCCCGTCGCCGGTTACGCCCGGTACTGATGACCGCCTCGATCACCGCCTTCGGTCTGGTCCCACTGTTGTTCGCTACCGGGCCCGGCTCCGAGATCCAGCGGCCGTTGGCCATCGTGGTGATCGGCGGTTTGATCACCGTCACCGCGCTCACCCTCATGTTGCTCCCGATTCTCATCTGCGATTCGCCCACGCGAAAAAGGAGGCCAAAGATGCCTGATACCTGGTTGACGCTGCTCTGCACCCCAAGCTTGGAGGAGAAGCTCATCGACCACCTCCTGGTCGTGACGGGGAACCAGATCTTCACCAGCACACCGGTTGCGGCGCACGGGCTGTCCACCGCGGCACTCAATCCGATGGAGCGTGTCATGGGGCGGGCCAAGGCTGTGCAGATCCAACTCGTGGTGGAACGGCAGCAACTCACGGAGGTGCTGCAATCCTCAAGGAGGAGTTTCCAAATACCGGGCTGCGCTATTGGACGGTCCAGGTCAGTAACTTTGGGGAGTTCGTGTGATGAAGCGCCTTGTTCCCCTGGCTCTGCTGATCAGTGTGTGTGGCACGGCCGTGGCGCAACCTGCCGCTCCGGCAAACATTCTGCCCAAGCCGCTGGTGGTGTCGCTGCTCAACGCCGATCCCCGCGTGGCCTCGGCACGCTCCAGCATGGATGCCGCCATGCTGGAGGCTGGCATCATCCGGCGTTCGCCTTATGA